Proteins co-encoded in one Corynebacterium tuberculostearicum genomic window:
- a CDS encoding FKBP-type peptidyl-prolyl cis-trans isomerase — MDKPVIEAQSGPAPTDLVVEDIVVGDGAEAQPGAVVEVHYVGAEYETNQEFDSSWDRGQSIEFPLTGLIAGWQEGIPGMKVGGRRKLIIPPEKAYGPAGGAHPLSGRTLVFIIDLIRAD, encoded by the coding sequence ATGGATAAGCCTGTTATTGAAGCCCAGTCTGGCCCGGCGCCCACGGACCTTGTTGTAGAAGACATCGTCGTTGGTGATGGTGCTGAGGCGCAGCCTGGTGCCGTAGTGGAGGTCCACTACGTCGGCGCTGAATACGAGACCAACCAAGAATTCGATTCCTCGTGGGACCGTGGCCAGTCCATCGAGTTCCCGCTGACCGGTCTCATCGCCGGCTGGCAGGAAGGCATTCCGGGAATGAAGGTGGGCGGTCGCCGCAAGCTCATCATCCCGCCGGAAAAGGCCTACGGCCCCGCCGGTGGCGCGCACCCGCTGTCCGGCCGCACCTTGGTCTTTATTATTGACCTCATCCGCGCCGACTAG
- a CDS encoding citrate synthase: MASQDNKVVLQYPGGEYEMDIKQSTEGDSGFDISKLRNETGLVTFDPGYTSTGSTESKITFINGEEGILRHRGYDIADLAENATFNEVSYLLIKGHLPNEEELSHFNREIRHHTLLDEDFKAAFNIFPRNAHPMAVLASSLNILSAYYQDQLDPLDPEQLDKATVRLLAKVPMLAAYAYRASQGKPYMYPDNNLNARENFLRMMFGYPTEEYEVDPVVAKALDKLLILHADHEQNCSTSTVRMIGSAQANMFVSIAGGINALSGPLHGGANQAVLEMLEDIQNNHDGDATDFMNRVKNKEKGVRLMGFGHRVYKNYDPRAAIVKDTAHEIIEHLGGDPMLDLAMKLEDIALNDDYFVSRKLYPNVDFYTGLIYRAMGFPTDFFTVLFAIGRLPGWIAQYREQLEINTKINRPRQIYTGESSRKVTPRSER, encoded by the coding sequence GTGGCTTCTCAAGACAACAAGGTAGTGCTCCAGTACCCAGGCGGCGAGTACGAGATGGATATCAAGCAGTCCACCGAAGGTGACTCTGGCTTTGATATCTCCAAGCTCCGTAACGAAACTGGGCTCGTTACCTTTGACCCCGGCTACACCTCTACCGGTTCCACCGAGTCCAAGATCACGTTCATTAATGGTGAAGAGGGCATCCTGCGCCACCGCGGTTACGATATTGCGGACCTTGCAGAAAACGCCACCTTCAATGAGGTTTCTTACCTGCTAATTAAGGGTCATCTGCCAAACGAGGAAGAGCTTAGCCACTTCAACCGCGAAATCCGCCACCACACCTTGCTGGATGAGGACTTCAAGGCCGCGTTCAATATCTTCCCGCGCAACGCGCACCCGATGGCGGTGCTGGCTTCCTCCCTTAATATTCTCTCCGCTTACTACCAAGATCAGCTTGATCCGCTAGACCCAGAGCAGCTGGATAAGGCAACCGTCCGCCTCTTGGCTAAGGTGCCAATGCTGGCCGCCTATGCCTACCGCGCCTCTCAGGGCAAGCCCTATATGTACCCGGATAATAACCTGAACGCTCGCGAGAACTTCCTGCGAATGATGTTCGGTTACCCCACCGAGGAGTACGAGGTGGATCCGGTTGTAGCTAAGGCTTTGGATAAGCTGCTTATTCTGCACGCCGATCATGAGCAGAACTGCTCCACCTCCACCGTGCGCATGATTGGTTCCGCTCAGGCTAATATGTTTGTCTCCATCGCCGGCGGCATTAACGCCCTGTCCGGTCCGCTGCACGGCGGCGCAAACCAGGCGGTCTTGGAGATGCTGGAGGATATCCAGAATAACCACGACGGTGACGCTACCGACTTCATGAACCGCGTGAAGAATAAGGAAAAGGGCGTCCGCCTCATGGGCTTTGGCCACCGCGTGTACAAGAATTACGACCCGCGTGCGGCGATTGTGAAGGACACCGCACACGAGATTATCGAGCACTTGGGCGGCGACCCAATGCTGGATCTGGCTATGAAGCTGGAAGATATTGCGCTGAATGATGACTACTTTGTCTCCCGCAAGCTTTACCCGAACGTGGACTTCTACACCGGCCTGATTTATCGCGCCATGGGCTTCCCGACGGACTTCTTTACCGTCCTCTTCGCCATCGGCCGCCTGCCGGGCTGGATTGCTCAGTACCGCGAGCAGCTGGAGATCAATACCAAGATCAACCGTCCGCGCCAGATTTACACCGGCGAGTCTTCGCGTAAGGTCACCCCGCGTAGCGAGCGTTAA
- the serC gene encoding phosphoserine transaminase gives MTTPELKLPANLLPADGRFGCGPSKVRPAQLAAINPAVMGTSHRKPAVKNLVGSVREGLSDLFSLPEGYEIVLSLGGATAFWDAAAFGLVERQSAHLTFGEFSTKFAKATAAAPWLDAPSIVESPVGTAPNPRDLSAEADVAAWAHNETSTGAMAEIARPHPRNDQQLVVVDATSGAGGLPVNISDTDVYYFSPQKCFASDGGLWLAAMSPAALERIEKINASERYIPQFLNLQTAVDNSRKNQTYNTPAIATLLMLNNQIQWMNSNGGIDGMVKRTTQSSTTLYDWAESRPEAALFVTDPASRSLVVGTIDFADSVDAAALAATLRANGILDVEPYRKLGRNQLRIGMFPAIDPADIAKLTQCIDYVLDAK, from the coding sequence ATGACCACGCCAGAACTTAAGCTGCCCGCTAACCTCTTGCCTGCCGACGGTCGCTTTGGATGCGGTCCCTCCAAGGTTCGCCCCGCCCAGCTTGCGGCCATCAATCCTGCAGTTATGGGCACCTCGCACCGCAAACCTGCGGTCAAGAACCTCGTTGGCTCCGTGCGGGAAGGGTTAAGCGATCTCTTTTCCCTACCAGAAGGCTATGAGATCGTCTTATCCTTAGGCGGTGCCACCGCCTTTTGGGATGCGGCCGCATTCGGGCTCGTGGAACGCCAATCCGCCCACCTGACCTTTGGTGAATTTTCCACCAAGTTCGCCAAGGCCACCGCGGCAGCACCATGGCTAGACGCCCCCTCCATCGTGGAATCTCCAGTGGGTACAGCCCCAAACCCACGTGATCTATCTGCGGAAGCAGATGTCGCCGCTTGGGCACATAATGAGACTTCTACCGGCGCGATGGCGGAAATCGCCCGCCCCCACCCGCGCAATGATCAGCAGCTAGTGGTCGTGGATGCCACCTCCGGCGCGGGTGGCTTGCCGGTAAATATCTCCGATACGGACGTCTACTATTTCTCGCCGCAAAAGTGCTTTGCTTCCGATGGTGGCCTGTGGCTTGCCGCCATGTCCCCCGCCGCGCTGGAGCGGATTGAGAAGATTAACGCCTCTGAGCGCTACATCCCGCAATTCCTGAACCTGCAGACCGCAGTCGATAACTCGCGGAAGAACCAGACCTATAACACCCCCGCCATCGCCACCCTGCTCATGCTGAATAATCAGATTCAGTGGATGAATTCCAATGGCGGGATCGACGGCATGGTTAAGCGCACCACACAATCTTCCACCACGCTGTATGACTGGGCCGAATCCCGCCCAGAAGCCGCGCTCTTCGTCACAGATCCTGCATCCCGTTCGCTAGTGGTGGGCACCATAGACTTCGCAGACTCCGTGGATGCGGCAGCACTCGCCGCAACCTTGCGCGCAAACGGCATCCTGGATGTGGAACCGTACCGCAAGCTGGGCCGCAACCAACTGCGCATCGGCATGTTCCCGGCCATTGACCCGGCCGATATTGCCAAACTTACCCAGTGCATTGATTACGTCTTGGATGCGAAATAG
- the sepH gene encoding septation protein SepH — protein MRELFPVDSESTETSLVLRTEDGEEFFLPVTDELREALLGQQEEAPAEEPAAPAISLAQPAKPAKSEPAEEEAPIRPAEIQNRIRAGASAAELAEEMGVTESRIEPFAYPVMLERNRIAEIAKQAHPVREGGPAKLTLWEVLASAFAARGHSLSESTWDAYRHQGEAWIVRVTWKAGLSENEAEWYFKQSMSSPATVEARNSVAADLTDPDFVQPVRSLTSLGSGRYDEAIDGEQPSNVTDLTAPTTQPEEPEEEEFLQNPSAEEKPTKRRRKAVTPHWEDVLLGVRSNTKRPRD, from the coding sequence ATGCGCGAGCTGTTCCCAGTTGACAGCGAGTCGACCGAAACCTCTTTGGTGCTGCGCACCGAAGACGGCGAAGAGTTTTTCCTCCCCGTTACCGATGAACTGCGTGAAGCCCTACTGGGCCAGCAGGAGGAAGCTCCCGCCGAAGAGCCGGCGGCCCCCGCCATCAGCCTTGCTCAACCCGCTAAACCAGCCAAGTCTGAACCGGCGGAAGAGGAAGCCCCCATCCGTCCGGCGGAAATCCAAAACCGCATCCGCGCCGGTGCCTCCGCAGCCGAGCTGGCGGAAGAAATGGGCGTCACCGAATCCCGCATAGAGCCCTTTGCCTACCCGGTCATGCTAGAGCGCAACCGCATCGCAGAAATTGCCAAGCAGGCCCACCCAGTGCGCGAGGGCGGCCCAGCCAAGCTCACCCTCTGGGAGGTGCTGGCCTCTGCCTTCGCCGCCCGCGGCCACTCGCTGTCCGAGTCCACTTGGGATGCCTATCGCCACCAAGGCGAGGCTTGGATCGTGCGCGTGACCTGGAAGGCCGGGCTCTCTGAAAACGAGGCCGAGTGGTACTTCAAGCAGTCCATGTCCTCCCCCGCCACGGTCGAGGCCCGCAACTCGGTGGCCGCAGATCTTACGGACCCAGACTTTGTACAGCCGGTGCGTTCGCTGACCTCGCTGGGCAGCGGCCGCTACGACGAAGCGATCGACGGCGAGCAGCCTAGCAACGTCACCGACCTCACCGCGCCGACCACCCAGCCGGAAGAACCGGAGGAAGAAGAATTCCTGCAGAACCCTTCCGCCGAGGAAAAGCCCACCAAGCGCCGTCGCAAGGCCGTTACCCCGCATTGGGAGGACGTGCTACTTGGCGTTCGCTCGAATACCAAACGCCCTAGGGACTAA
- a CDS encoding DUF6928 family protein, producing the protein MDISHAVLTLWYISKPNAEEVLKTEPKADRGFGRKFLAQLDPTFPVTPIGQFPLNRSAQTDPNEYYIGGYPGITVVQTVCEGESVLLSQLPDTLLNAVPAQRVIALASNEKDGYAGFALWEGGELKRCLCATREHLYEDTGLPEPFEAPYWAGEKYEPLGGISLPFEPQGIMRAAQEYWLGIEVGHDGPDLDVVGYAVDGRPEPKIDPPKPKRTVGELAAQSANKLGLNDYDDYEDHNAEPESTGEEIVSTAKHLGSLIGNWSAQTFRSLKERWRS; encoded by the coding sequence GTGGACATCTCTCACGCAGTACTCACTCTCTGGTACATCTCTAAGCCCAATGCGGAAGAGGTGTTGAAAACCGAGCCCAAGGCAGACCGCGGCTTTGGGCGGAAGTTTCTCGCCCAGCTAGATCCCACTTTTCCGGTCACACCGATTGGGCAATTCCCGCTCAACCGCTCCGCGCAAACGGATCCGAACGAGTACTATATTGGCGGCTACCCCGGCATCACCGTGGTGCAAACGGTGTGTGAAGGCGAGTCTGTCCTCCTCTCTCAGCTGCCGGACACGCTGCTCAACGCGGTTCCCGCCCAGCGGGTTATCGCGCTGGCAAGTAACGAGAAGGACGGCTACGCCGGCTTTGCGCTCTGGGAGGGCGGCGAACTCAAGCGCTGCCTCTGCGCTACCCGCGAGCACCTTTATGAGGACACCGGCCTGCCCGAACCATTCGAGGCTCCTTATTGGGCGGGCGAAAAATATGAGCCCCTCGGCGGCATTTCCCTTCCCTTCGAGCCGCAGGGAATCATGCGGGCGGCACAGGAATACTGGCTTGGCATTGAGGTTGGGCACGATGGCCCTGATCTCGACGTCGTGGGATACGCGGTAGACGGCCGCCCAGAGCCGAAAATCGACCCGCCGAAGCCCAAGCGGACCGTAGGCGAGCTAGCAGCGCAGTCAGCCAATAAGCTGGGGCTCAACGATTACGACGACTACGAAGATCATAACGCCGAGCCGGAATCTACTGGCGAAGAGATCGTCTCCACCGCCAAGCACTTAGGTTCGCTCATTGGAAACTGGAGCGCTCAGACATTCAGGTCACTCAAGGAGCGTTGGCGCTCATAA
- a CDS encoding TrmH family RNA methyltransferase, translating into MLITDPADPRLDDIRNLNKSDKSGEGLVIAEGPLVVSRLAESRFPMRCLVGFPNKLEAYISEYGEPECPIYQVSRETLAEVAGFDMHRGLVAAADRAPEPEVSEIVGSAKTIAVLEGVGDHENIGAIFRHAAGMGVDAVLLGSGAADPLYRRSVRVSMGHVLRLPFAHLEGGFTTWQRSLQALADASFTLISLTPNPQAVHLAQAMHGLDKVAMLVGAEGPGLTEHAMKATDVRTRIPMAPGTDSLNVATAAAIAFYERQRSLSDLNV; encoded by the coding sequence ATGCTGATTACTGACCCCGCAGACCCTCGCCTGGACGATATTCGGAACCTCAACAAATCCGATAAATCCGGCGAGGGTCTCGTCATTGCAGAGGGCCCGCTGGTGGTCTCCCGGCTGGCTGAATCCCGGTTTCCCATGCGTTGTCTGGTGGGGTTTCCAAATAAGCTGGAGGCCTATATTTCCGAGTACGGCGAGCCAGAATGCCCCATCTACCAGGTTTCCCGGGAGACCCTGGCGGAGGTTGCCGGCTTCGATATGCACCGCGGGCTCGTTGCCGCCGCGGATCGCGCGCCGGAGCCGGAGGTGAGCGAGATTGTGGGATCCGCCAAGACCATCGCCGTGCTCGAGGGCGTAGGCGATCACGAGAATATTGGCGCCATCTTCCGCCACGCTGCCGGCATGGGCGTGGATGCGGTACTGCTGGGATCAGGGGCGGCGGATCCGCTCTATCGGCGCTCAGTGCGAGTGTCTATGGGGCACGTGCTGCGCTTGCCGTTTGCCCATCTAGAGGGCGGGTTTACTACGTGGCAGCGTTCCTTGCAGGCGCTTGCCGACGCCTCCTTTACCCTCATTTCCTTAACCCCCAACCCCCAGGCGGTGCACTTGGCCCAGGCCATGCATGGCCTGGATAAGGTAGCCATGCTCGTTGGCGCGGAAGGGCCTGGCCTTACCGAACACGCAATGAAGGCCACCGATGTGCGCACACGCATACCGATGGCCCCTGGTACGGATTCACTAAACGTGGCAACTGCCGCTGCCATCGCTTTTTATGAGCGCCAACGCTCCTTGAGTGACCTGAATGTCTGA
- a CDS encoding NCS2 family permease has protein sequence MKATLDRYFHISERGSSIGTELRAGTVSFFAMAYIILLNPLILGTTEDANGYALGVPQVAAATALVAGVMSILFGAIAKYPFAMAAGLGMNTFVGVSMVATSGLTWQESMGLVVIEGIIIVLLAISGFRTAVFDAIPQSMKAAMGVGIGMFIAMIGLVDGGFVTRVPDAANTTVPVALGINGSISTWPALVFVIGLIICSFMVIRNVPGGLFIAIVLTTVIAFIVQAFTGSEDWGMAAPVKPEALGGIPDLSIVGDVNLVGAFTKIGVVSTVLLIFTLLLTNFFDAMGTMTGLGKQGKLVDADGNLPDMKKALVVEGFGAVAGGLSSASSNTVFADSSAGIADGARTGLANLMTGVLFLAAMFLTPLYEIVPIEAASPVLVIVGVMMAAQLTEIRWTKMEIAIPAFLTIVTMPFTYSIANGIGVGFISFALMSTFAGKAKDVHWIMWLLAGLFVIFFGMDPISNAIG, from the coding sequence TTGAAAGCCACTCTCGATCGCTATTTCCATATCTCTGAACGTGGTTCCTCCATTGGAACCGAGCTACGCGCGGGAACGGTTTCGTTCTTCGCCATGGCTTATATCATTCTCTTGAACCCGCTTATCCTCGGCACCACCGAGGATGCTAACGGTTACGCGCTGGGCGTGCCGCAGGTGGCCGCCGCCACCGCACTGGTCGCGGGCGTAATGTCGATTCTCTTCGGCGCGATTGCCAAGTACCCCTTCGCCATGGCCGCAGGCTTAGGCATGAATACCTTTGTAGGCGTGAGCATGGTCGCCACCAGTGGGCTGACCTGGCAGGAATCGATGGGCTTGGTGGTTATCGAGGGCATCATCATTGTCCTGCTGGCCATTTCCGGTTTCCGCACCGCCGTCTTTGATGCTATCCCGCAGTCCATGAAGGCGGCCATGGGCGTGGGCATCGGCATGTTCATCGCCATGATCGGCCTTGTGGACGGCGGCTTTGTCACCCGCGTGCCGGACGCTGCGAATACCACCGTACCGGTGGCGTTGGGCATAAATGGTTCGATTTCTACCTGGCCGGCGCTGGTCTTTGTCATTGGCCTTATTATCTGTTCCTTCATGGTCATCCGTAACGTGCCGGGTGGGCTATTTATCGCCATCGTCCTTACCACCGTCATCGCGTTCATCGTGCAGGCGTTTACCGGCTCCGAGGATTGGGGCATGGCCGCGCCCGTGAAGCCGGAGGCGCTGGGAGGTATACCGGATCTGTCCATCGTGGGCGATGTGAACCTAGTGGGCGCCTTCACCAAGATCGGCGTGGTCTCCACGGTTCTGCTGATTTTTACCCTGCTTCTTACCAACTTCTTTGATGCGATGGGCACCATGACCGGCTTGGGCAAGCAGGGCAAGCTTGTCGACGCCGACGGCAACCTCCCCGATATGAAGAAGGCCCTCGTCGTAGAAGGCTTTGGTGCAGTGGCCGGTGGCCTGAGCTCTGCTTCTTCTAATACCGTCTTTGCGGATTCCTCCGCCGGCATTGCCGACGGCGCCCGCACCGGCCTGGCCAACCTCATGACCGGTGTGCTCTTCCTCGCCGCGATGTTTTTGACGCCGCTCTATGAGATCGTGCCCATCGAGGCCGCCTCCCCGGTACTTGTCATCGTCGGCGTGATGATGGCCGCGCAGCTGACGGAGATCCGCTGGACCAAGATGGAGATCGCCATCCCCGCCTTCCTCACCATTGTGACCATGCCGTTTACCTATTCCATTGCCAACGGCATCGGCGTGGGCTTCATCTCCTTCGCGCTCATGTCCACCTTCGCCGGTAAGGCCAAGGACGTGCACTGGATCATGTGGCTCTTGGCTGGCCTCTTCGTGATTTTCTTTGGCATGGATCCGATTTCCAATGCCATCGGCTAG
- a CDS encoding DUF3027 domain-containing protein, whose amino-acid sequence MRGVSKRKANPLIDSRAVRIAREALDEVGEGGVGKHIGVAGMGRNVATHRFEAEMPGYPGWEWQAVLACAEGSRYVTVNEVALVPGGEALQPPEWVPYEDRVRPGDLGPGDLMPPAVDDSRLDGDKLSKSGLKDAQKRWRTEFGPSTDMAAKARLQCRTCAFYVQLMDNYGVCANEYSADGRVVHSRYGCGAHSQTRVREEKNPEVAFDDEKPIFQDFEIEE is encoded by the coding sequence ATGAGGGGCGTGAGTAAGCGAAAAGCAAATCCGTTGATCGATTCCCGCGCCGTGCGCATTGCGCGCGAGGCGCTGGATGAGGTGGGGGAAGGGGGCGTCGGCAAGCATATCGGCGTCGCTGGGATGGGCCGAAACGTTGCTACCCACCGATTTGAAGCAGAGATGCCTGGCTACCCCGGCTGGGAATGGCAGGCGGTGCTCGCATGTGCGGAGGGATCGCGCTACGTCACCGTCAATGAAGTGGCGCTGGTGCCGGGCGGGGAGGCTCTGCAGCCGCCGGAATGGGTTCCCTACGAGGATCGCGTGCGGCCGGGCGACCTTGGGCCGGGCGACCTCATGCCACCGGCTGTAGATGATTCCCGGCTAGACGGCGACAAACTTTCCAAGTCTGGCCTGAAAGACGCCCAGAAGCGCTGGCGCACCGAGTTCGGTCCGAGTACGGATATGGCGGCCAAGGCGCGCCTGCAGTGCCGCACCTGCGCGTTTTATGTGCAGTTGATGGACAACTACGGCGTATGCGCCAATGAGTACTCTGCGGACGGGCGAGTGGTGCACTCGCGCTATGGCTGCGGTGCGCATTCGCAGACTCGGGTGAGGGAAGAAAAGAACCCGGAAGTGGCCTTCGATGATGAAAAGCCCATTTTTCAGGATTTTGAAATCGAGGAGTAA
- a CDS encoding glutaminyl-peptide cyclotransferase, which produces MPFLSRAACVLLPCTLVACSSTPAEPEVEHLSVEVLGTASLPPGSFTQGLESDADGNLLLGTGQWGESRLERFSPETGETLAETRLDNRYFGEGITQTGDSIWQLTWKSGQALKYNHNLHQVDTATYTGEGWGLCNNDEELLMSNGSATLRHMDPETFAERSTTDVTLEGKPLEDINELECVGDSVYANVWMDDNIYRIDPSTGRVTAVISTDAIDKSRYTNPDDVLNGIAHIKDDEFWLTGKRWEELFHVRVR; this is translated from the coding sequence ATGCCGTTTCTTTCCCGCGCCGCCTGCGTTCTCCTGCCCTGCACCCTCGTTGCCTGTTCCTCTACCCCTGCGGAACCCGAAGTAGAGCACCTCTCCGTTGAAGTCCTAGGCACCGCTTCCCTGCCGCCCGGTTCCTTTACCCAAGGTCTCGAAAGCGATGCGGACGGAAACCTCCTCCTTGGCACCGGTCAATGGGGCGAATCCCGCCTGGAACGCTTCTCCCCCGAAACCGGCGAAACCTTAGCCGAAACCCGCCTGGATAACCGCTATTTCGGCGAGGGCATCACTCAAACCGGAGATTCAATCTGGCAGCTAACCTGGAAGTCCGGCCAGGCCCTGAAATACAACCACAACCTGCACCAGGTCGATACCGCCACCTACACCGGTGAAGGATGGGGCCTGTGTAATAACGACGAAGAACTCCTCATGTCCAATGGCTCCGCTACCCTGCGCCACATGGATCCGGAGACTTTTGCGGAGCGCTCCACGACCGACGTCACCCTAGAGGGAAAACCGCTTGAAGACATCAACGAGCTGGAGTGCGTGGGCGATTCCGTCTATGCCAACGTGTGGATGGATGACAATATCTATCGCATCGATCCTTCCACCGGCCGCGTGACCGCCGTGATCTCCACCGACGCGATTGATAAGTCCCGCTATACCAACCCAGATGACGTGCTCAACGGCATCGCCCACATCAAAGACGATGAGTTCTGGCTTACCGGCAAGCGGTGGGAAGAACTCTTCCACGTTCGAGTAAGGTAA
- a CDS encoding DUF2771 domain-containing protein: MATRKEARKKSLLQILALIVVVAVIVAAVVIFQNWWNQRPGPDPRDIKVTASVGDNSIDVAPYIACEPGTECPEGEVPNLTVGDDDTLKLEIPEEISDHEWKILSIYDDPGANDETAHGANETTEVSIPGSVEPIKASTGKRPRLKVVEISSMMIGTDDNGKETPLATVWSLTTMTDEEREASAEESTKASN, from the coding sequence ATGGCAACCCGTAAGGAAGCAAGGAAAAAGTCTCTGCTGCAGATCTTGGCCCTCATCGTGGTCGTGGCGGTCATCGTCGCCGCCGTAGTAATCTTCCAAAACTGGTGGAACCAGCGCCCGGGTCCCGATCCCCGCGACATCAAGGTCACCGCCTCCGTGGGCGATAATTCCATCGACGTCGCCCCGTACATTGCATGCGAGCCCGGCACCGAATGCCCGGAAGGCGAGGTCCCGAATCTCACCGTGGGGGATGATGACACCCTCAAACTGGAGATCCCCGAAGAAATCTCCGACCACGAGTGGAAGATTCTTTCCATCTACGATGACCCCGGCGCCAACGATGAAACCGCGCACGGCGCAAACGAGACCACCGAGGTATCGATCCCCGGCTCAGTAGAGCCCATCAAGGCCTCCACTGGCAAGCGCCCCCGCCTCAAGGTGGTAGAAATTTCCTCCATGATGATCGGCACCGATGACAACGGTAAAGAGACCCCGCTGGCCACCGTATGGTCGCTCACCACGATGACCGATGAAGAACGAGAAGCCTCCGCGGAGGAATCCACGAAGGCTTCTAATTAG
- a CDS encoding cold-shock protein has translation MPIGKVKWYDAEKGFGFVSNPGDEDVYVGRNVLPKGVEELFPGQRIDFDFAAGRRGPQALRVKVLDKPRRRTPARKPEELGSMVSDVMTLLESQIQPVLNSGRYPERKTGRQVAEILRAIAKDLDS, from the coding sequence ATGCCTATTGGCAAAGTCAAGTGGTATGACGCCGAGAAAGGTTTCGGTTTCGTCAGCAACCCGGGCGATGAAGACGTCTACGTTGGCCGCAACGTGTTGCCCAAGGGAGTAGAGGAACTATTCCCGGGCCAGCGCATCGATTTCGATTTCGCGGCTGGCCGCCGCGGGCCGCAGGCGCTGCGGGTTAAGGTGCTGGACAAGCCGCGTCGTCGTACGCCGGCTCGCAAGCCGGAAGAGCTCGGCAGCATGGTCTCCGATGTGATGACCTTGCTGGAGTCACAGATTCAGCCGGTACTCAATTCCGGCCGCTACCCAGAGCGCAAGACTGGGCGCCAGGTAGCAGAAATCCTCCGCGCAATTGCGAAGGATTTGGATAGCTAA
- a CDS encoding resuscitation-promoting factor Rpf1 domain-containing protein, translating to MGRHSAKNRMAAKFTAGTVAFGAAAAIMAPTASAAPDSDWDRLAQCEAGGNWHINTGNGYHGGLQFNPQTWQANGGGEFAATADQASREQQIVVAERVLASQGWGAWPACSASLGLNSAPTQRTAPSAAPKAPAQAPAPVKQAAAQKSDELAVDALYNTIKNAANSYGLALPPQFTELYKANRHDFNNFYSGNRNVIDPIAQMIENITR from the coding sequence ATGGGACGCCACTCCGCTAAGAACCGTATGGCCGCTAAGTTCACCGCCGGCACCGTTGCCTTCGGCGCCGCTGCTGCCATCATGGCACCGACCGCTTCCGCTGCCCCGGATTCCGACTGGGACCGCTTGGCACAGTGTGAGGCTGGCGGCAACTGGCATATCAACACCGGCAACGGCTACCACGGTGGACTGCAGTTCAACCCGCAGACCTGGCAGGCCAATGGTGGCGGCGAGTTCGCCGCTACCGCTGACCAGGCTTCCCGCGAGCAGCAGATTGTCGTTGCTGAGCGCGTGCTTGCTTCCCAGGGCTGGGGCGCATGGCCAGCTTGCTCCGCTTCCCTTGGCCTTAACTCCGCTCCAACCCAGCGCACCGCTCCGTCCGCTGCACCTAAGGCCCCGGCCCAGGCACCGGCTCCGGTTAAGCAGGCTGCTGCCCAGAAGTCCGACGAGCTGGCCGTTGATGCCCTGTACAACACCATCAAGAACGCTGCTAACTCCTACGGCCTGGCTCTGCCCCCGCAGTTCACCGAGCTGTACAAGGCTAACCGCCACGACTTCAACAACTTCTACTCTGGCAACCGCAACGTCATCGACCCAATTGCGCAGATGATTGAGAACATCACCCGCTAA